The Sulfitobacter indolifex genome contains the following window.
ATGAGGGTTTGGCGCCGCGCGGGCATAGGGATCGCGAAGGAGGGCCGGATTGCTTTTGAGAGTTGGGTCACTGTTGGGTTCATCCCTTTGTGATGACGCGTTGGATTTGGGAAATGGCCGCCGGGCTGTCCCACGCGGCGGGGCCGACCTTGCGGGCAACCTCGCGGCCTTGGGGGTTGACCAGCAGCGTCGTGGGCAGGCCGACAACGCCAAAGGCCATCATCCCCCGCAGCTGGTCTGCCAGATAAAGGTCGAGATGCGTGATGGCGATCTCGGCATAAAAGGCGCGCACGGCGTCGAACCCGCCCTTGTCGATTGAGAGCGCAAGAACGTGAAACTCCGCCCCGCCCAATCGCGCCTGAAGCCGGTCAAGGGTGGGCATTTCATGGCGACAAGGCGGGCACCATGTTGCCCAGATATTGAGCAATACCGTCCGGCCACG
Protein-coding sequences here:
- a CDS encoding TlpA family protein disulfide reductase — protein: MRRRGFLGGALALGASPAAARTVMAEHQKPLPMLSPPITDGAGRSLTLADFRGRTVLLNIWATWCPPCRHEMPTLDRLQARLGGAEFHVLALSIDKGGFDAVRAFYAEIAITHLDLYLADQLRGMMAFGVVGLPTTLLVNPQGREVARKVGPAAWDSPAAISQIQRVITKG